The Desulfobacterales bacterium sequence CGCTACTGATCTGGGCTCTGGGTAGTTTCCCGGCGCGTCCCGTGTTGAATGAATCACTCTCCGTTATAACGATCCTGGTATTTTCCCAGATGATCGGGCAGTTTTTTTGGGCACGGACGAACAGAGCCGCTGTTGCAGATCTCAGGATGCGCAAGATCATAAAGTATCATAAAATTATCGGGTATACATTCGTTATCGTACTGCTTTTCCACCCTGTCCTTGTAGTTGTGCCAAAGTTTTTTGAGTCGGGTGTTGCCCCTGCTGACGCATTTGTCACGATGATTACGACTTTAAACCAGGGCGTTGTGCTCGGGATCACTGCC is a genomic window containing:
- a CDS encoding ferric reductase-like transmembrane domain-containing protein codes for the protein MNGYVKSNFLRQSVLAFTGMPLLIWALGSFPARPVLNESLSVITILVFSQMIGQFFWARTNRAAVADLRMRKIIKYHKIIGYTFVIVLLFHPVLVVVPKFFESGVAPADAFVTMITTLNQGVVLGITAWCLLLILGITALVRKKLPMKYETWRVFHGILAILFILIAAWHVIDLGRYSSPAMSIFITLLTTGGVWLTGKQYLLKMFKK